CACGAATTTGTTCCGTCATCTTTGCTCAGGCTGATTACTCGACTATTATCTGAAGTCAAGTTAATATTTATTTTCAGGTTTTTGGGTGGAATCAATGAGGGGATTTTCTCTGCCCATTCTATAAAACAATGCTGTCCCGAATAAAAATACTCATCACACCCGATATCCAAAGCCTCTTCCTCGTCGTTGAGCCGATAAAAATCAAAGTGATAAAACTCTCGCCCCATGGCGTCTTCATACACGTTGACCAATGAAAACGTAGGACTACTCGTCTCATCTACTATTCCCATCTGCTGACATACTGCCTTCACTAAGGTTGTCTTGCCAGCACCCATATCTCCTTCAAACAACCATACCTTATGATCGCCCGCATACTCGATGACAGACTTTGCCACTTGGGCTATGTCTTCTAGAGATTTCAACTCCAATTCCATCCTTTCTAGTTCTTTGGTTTTAAATGTATCAAGGGGACGATCATTTCTTCAAGCGAGATCCCGCCATGTTGAAAAGTGTCCTTGTAATAATTCACATAGTAGTTGTAATTGTTGGGATAAGCCAAAAAAGAATCCTTCTGTGCAAACACATACGAACTCGACACATTTGGCTTAGGCAAATGTAAGTCATCCGGATTTTTACAGATATATACCTCACTACTCTTCACATTGAGGTTTCGCCCCACTTTATAGCGCAAATTGGTATTGGTATTTTTATCTCCTACTATTTTGACTGGTCGCTTGACGCGAATCGTGCCGTGATCCGTCGTAATGACTACCTTCACCTTCTTCTCTGACAACATACGCAGTATCTCGAGCAGAGTAGAGTGGTTGAACCAAGACATGGTCAACGAACGGTAGGCGGACTCATCTGGAGCTAACTCGCGAATCATCTTCATGTCTGTCCGTGCATGTGACAGCACATCCACAAAGTTATAGACAATCATATTGAGGTCATTTGTCATCAAGTTATTGACATTATTGACCAGTTGCTTGCCTTGATTCTTTTGCAAAATCTTGTTGTACGAAATGGACGCTTTGATATTGTTTCGGTCTAGGTTTCTCTGGAGAAATTCCTTCTCATTATTATTCTTTCCTTCGTCCTCCTCTTCCCCTACCCATAGGTCAGCGTGCTTTTTAGCCATCTCATCCGGAAGCATCCCACTGAAAATGGCATTTCGAGCGTAAGCTGTAGTCGTAGGCAAAATCGAGTAAAAAGGCACTTCCCTTTCGATCGAGTAAAACTCAGAAATGACAGGTTCCATGAGGTTCCATTGATCATAGCGCAGGTTGTCTATGATAAACACGAATACGGGTTCGCCCTGTCCTATCAGGGGAAACACCTCCTCTTTCATCACCCGATGAGACAGCAGGGGCTTCTCCACATTAGGGTCATTGAGCCACGACTCGTAGGTATCCATCACGAAACTACCAAAACCGCTATTTGCTTCGTCTTTTTGCATGGTCAGAATCTCTGCCATGTCTTTCTCTTCGGTCTCATCGATTCGTAGCTCCCAGTACACCATCTTCTTGTAGACGTCTATCCACTCCTGGAAATCCAAATTTTCGTTGATATCCATGCTGATATTGCGAAACTCCTGTTGATAGCTCATATTGGTCTGCTCCGAAACCAAGCGTTTGTTGTCCAAGATTCGCTTGACCGAAAGCAAGATCTGATTGGGATTGAGAGGCTTGATCAAATAGTCTGCAATCTTAGCTCCAATTGCCTCCTCCATGATATGCTCTTCTTCACTCTTAGTGATCATCACCACAGGCAAACTGGGATAGTTTTCTTTGATTTGAGACAAAGTCTCCAATCCTGTCAATCCCGGCATGTTCTCATCCAAAAACACAATATCGAACACATCAGATGCCAAAGCATCCAAGGCATCCGACCCACTATTGACAGGAGTCACTTCATACCCTTTGTTGTTGAGAAAAATAATATGCGGTTTCAATAAATCGATTTCGTCATCAGCCCACAATATTTTGTTGTTACGCATAATATTTATTTAGATTTGATCCACTATTCAGCAGAAGGTAAAGAATTTCAAAATAAGAAAAATCGAGGCATACTACCTATTAATCCCAGTTCATTTTGACTACCAATAAAAACAAAATCATCAATGATCCAGTTTATGGTTTCATCACGATTCCCAACGACCTCATTTTTGAAGTAATCGAGCACCCCTATTTCCAGAGGCTCAGGAGAATCAAACAACTTGGACTGACCAATTTGGTATACCCTGGTGCACTACATACACGGTTTCACCATGCGATAGGTTCAATGTATCTGATGCAGCAGACCCTGCACAATCTCCGAGCCAAAGGTGTCGAAATATCCGACCATGAACTTGAAGGATCCCTGCTTGCCATTCTACTTCACGATATTGGACACGGGCCTTTTTCTCACACCCTGGAATTCAACCTCTTAGACTCCATCAAGCACGAAGACATCTCTTTACTTTTTTTTCAGAAAATAAACGAACAGTTTGGGGGAGCCCTTCAAATGGGCTTGGATATTTTTTCGGGCACCTACGAAAGAAATTTTTTCCACCAGTTGGTTTCGAGCCAGTTGGACATAGATCGACTGGACTATCTCAAGCGTGACAGCTACTTCACAGGAGTATCAGAAGGCAGCATTGGGTCCGAACGCATCATCAACATGATCAACGTAAGGCAGGACGAAATTGTCGTGGAAGAAAAGGGCATCTACAGCATCGAGAACTTCCTCAGTGCGCGACGGCTCATGTACTGGCAAGTCTATCTCCACAAAACCGCAGTGAGCGCAGAAGAAATGCTCATACAGCTAATCAAACGAGCCAAGCAATTGACTCATGCACAAGTAGAAGTGATTGCCACCCCTGCTCTCAAATTCTTCTTAGAACATGACATCACCAACCAAGACTTCAACAACGACCCACGACTGATCGAACGTTTTTCACTACTAGATGACAGTGACATTTGGGGTTCCATGAAATTTTGGTCCACACACTCCGATTTTGTCCTCTCTACACTCAGCAAAAACCTCTTGGATAGAAATATCTTTAAAATCATCTTAGACAACCACG
The DNA window shown above is from Reichenbachiella sp. 5M10 and carries:
- the tsaE gene encoding tRNA (adenosine(37)-N6)-threonylcarbamoyltransferase complex ATPase subunit type 1 TsaE, coding for MELELKSLEDIAQVAKSVIEYAGDHKVWLFEGDMGAGKTTLVKAVCQQMGIVDETSSPTFSLVNVYEDAMGREFYHFDFYRLNDEEEALDIGCDEYFYSGQHCFIEWAEKIPSLIPPKNLKININLTSDNSRVISLSKDDGTNS
- a CDS encoding PglZ domain-containing protein, which codes for MRNNKILWADDEIDLLKPHIIFLNNKGYEVTPVNSGSDALDALASDVFDIVFLDENMPGLTGLETLSQIKENYPSLPVVMITKSEEEHIMEEAIGAKIADYLIKPLNPNQILLSVKRILDNKRLVSEQTNMSYQQEFRNISMDINENLDFQEWIDVYKKMVYWELRIDETEEKDMAEILTMQKDEANSGFGSFVMDTYESWLNDPNVEKPLLSHRVMKEEVFPLIGQGEPVFVFIIDNLRYDQWNLMEPVISEFYSIEREVPFYSILPTTTAYARNAIFSGMLPDEMAKKHADLWVGEEEDEGKNNNEKEFLQRNLDRNNIKASISYNKILQKNQGKQLVNNVNNLMTNDLNMIVYNFVDVLSHARTDMKMIRELAPDESAYRSLTMSWFNHSTLLEILRMLSEKKVKVVITTDHGTIRVKRPVKIVGDKNTNTNLRYKVGRNLNVKSSEVYICKNPDDLHLPKPNVSSSYVFAQKDSFLAYPNNYNYYVNYYKDTFQHGGISLEEMIVPLIHLKPKN
- a CDS encoding HD domain-containing protein, encoding MTTNKNKIINDPVYGFITIPNDLIFEVIEHPYFQRLRRIKQLGLTNLVYPGALHTRFHHAIGSMYLMQQTLHNLRAKGVEISDHELEGSLLAILLHDIGHGPFSHTLEFNLLDSIKHEDISLLFFQKINEQFGGALQMGLDIFSGTYERNFFHQLVSSQLDIDRLDYLKRDSYFTGVSEGSIGSERIINMINVRQDEIVVEEKGIYSIENFLSARRLMYWQVYLHKTAVSAEEMLIQLIKRAKQLTHAQVEVIATPALKFFLEHDITNQDFNNDPRLIERFSLLDDSDIWGSMKFWSTHSDFVLSTLSKNLLDRNIFKIILDNHAPEASFVQQMKDKIQQSTGLNDEETSFFSSAGQISNAAYINSDQKIKILTKKGELVDIEIATDLPNIKAMSKIVTKHYFCWAHTANFQKPSSHRIF